The proteins below come from a single Burkholderia sp. FERM BP-3421 genomic window:
- a CDS encoding sensor histidine kinase, giving the protein MSASHPPEAVTVKRRLFVLFTLAVALAAACALTWHVTWQRGIDELRRNAAARVDRTTNALKSTLDRYESLPYLLGGHPFVQDVLAEPGQAGYVARANRYLEDMNRHAHATATYIIGADGRCVAASNWREPDSFVGNGYQFRPYFVDAVDGGVGRFFGIGTISRDPGYYISQPVRRDGRIVGVAVVKLTLEWFQGADASEPLLVADDHGVIFLSSVPAWKYHTMQPLPAPVAASIYATRQYAQQPVTPLAMRTEQVLADDARIVRVGAGRRAPRYLATTRRLGEPDWQLVTLAPVEPVDLDASNATVVTGFGFVSLCLLGFYWRMRRARVREMIRSRALLQNAYAELNQRVAERTADLSQANEQLQKEVGDRIRAEQELRAAHDELIQAGKLAALGQMAAGITHELNQPLAALRSFSDNTRVLLDRGDQTAARENLAAIAALTERMGKITNQLKLFVGRARPRSERAPVARALRNVLALLDERLRPVDVDVTLRDPTRGPAEAVRFDLAADHPALVVQCEDLRLEQVLINLLGNALDAVAAGAAPRIEIAVEVGISTVAITVRDNGAGIAPEALPRLFEPFFTTKEMGRGLGLGLAISSSIASDAGGSLTARNAPDGGAAFVLTLRRVRTHHPHTSAAGA; this is encoded by the coding sequence ATGAGTGCCTCTCATCCCCCGGAAGCCGTGACCGTGAAGCGCCGCCTGTTCGTCCTGTTCACGCTCGCCGTGGCGCTGGCGGCGGCCTGCGCGCTGACCTGGCACGTCACCTGGCAGCGCGGCATCGACGAACTGCGCCGCAACGCGGCCGCGCGCGTCGACCGCACCACCAACGCGCTCAAGAGCACGCTCGACCGCTACGAATCGCTGCCCTACCTGCTCGGCGGTCATCCGTTCGTGCAGGACGTGCTCGCGGAGCCGGGTCAGGCGGGCTACGTCGCGCGCGCGAACCGCTACCTGGAGGACATGAACCGCCACGCGCATGCGACCGCGACTTACATCATCGGCGCGGACGGGCGCTGCGTCGCCGCGAGCAACTGGCGCGAGCCGGACAGCTTCGTCGGCAACGGCTACCAGTTCCGGCCGTATTTCGTCGACGCGGTGGACGGCGGCGTCGGGCGCTTCTTCGGGATCGGCACGATCTCGCGCGATCCCGGCTACTACATCTCGCAGCCGGTCCGGCGCGACGGGCGGATCGTCGGCGTCGCGGTGGTGAAGCTCACGCTCGAATGGTTCCAGGGCGCGGACGCGTCCGAGCCGCTCCTCGTCGCCGACGACCACGGCGTGATCTTCCTGTCCTCGGTGCCGGCCTGGAAATATCACACGATGCAGCCCTTGCCCGCGCCGGTCGCGGCGTCGATCTATGCGACCCGGCAGTACGCGCAGCAGCCCGTCACGCCGCTCGCGATGCGCACCGAGCAGGTGCTCGCGGACGACGCGCGGATCGTGCGGGTCGGCGCCGGGCGGCGCGCGCCGCGCTATCTCGCGACCACGCGGCGGCTCGGCGAGCCCGACTGGCAACTGGTCACGCTCGCGCCCGTCGAGCCGGTCGACCTCGACGCGAGCAACGCGACCGTCGTCACCGGCTTCGGCTTCGTGTCGCTGTGCCTGCTGGGGTTCTACTGGCGGATGCGGCGCGCGCGCGTGCGGGAAATGATCCGCAGCCGCGCGCTGCTGCAGAACGCCTACGCGGAGCTGAACCAGCGGGTCGCGGAGCGCACCGCGGACCTGTCGCAGGCGAACGAGCAGCTGCAGAAGGAGGTCGGCGACCGGATCCGCGCGGAGCAGGAGTTGCGCGCCGCGCACGACGAGCTGATCCAGGCGGGCAAGCTCGCGGCGCTCGGCCAGATGGCGGCCGGCATCACGCACGAGCTGAACCAGCCGCTCGCGGCGCTGCGCAGCTTCTCCGACAACACCCGCGTGCTGCTCGATCGCGGCGACCAGACGGCGGCCCGCGAGAACCTCGCGGCGATCGCGGCGCTCACCGAGCGGATGGGCAAGATCACCAATCAGCTCAAGCTGTTCGTCGGCCGCGCGCGGCCGCGCAGCGAGCGCGCGCCGGTCGCGCGCGCGCTGCGCAACGTGCTGGCGCTGCTCGACGAACGCCTGCGGCCCGTCGACGTCGACGTGACGCTGCGCGATCCGACCCGCGGGCCGGCCGAGGCGGTCCGCTTCGATCTCGCGGCCGATCATCCGGCGCTCGTGGTCCAGTGCGAGGACCTGCGGCTGGAGCAGGTGCTGATCAACCTGCTCGGCAACGCGCTCGACGCGGTGGCGGCGGGCGCCGCGCCGCGCATCGAGATCGCGGTCGAGGTGGGGATCTCGACGGTCGCGATCACGGTGCGCGACAACGGCGCGGGCATCGCGCCGGAGGCGCTGCCGCGCCTGTTCGAACCGTTTTTCACGACGAAGGAGATGGGGCGCGGGCTGGGGCTCGGGCTGGCGATCTCCTCGTCGATCGCGAGCGACGCCGGCGGCTCGCTGACCGCGCGCAATGCGCCGGACGGGGGCGCGGCGTTCGTCTTGACGCTGCGCCGCGTGCGCACGCATCATCCGCACACTTCGGCGGCCGGCGCATGA
- a CDS encoding ammonium transporter codes for MRNFLMSLLMAGSLIAGGVGTALADDAASAAAASAATASDTAASAPDASAAAAPAASAPAAAPAEASAAAAAAAPASAAAPAAPTAPFSVDSSKINSGDTAWMLTSTALVLFMTIPGLALFYGGMVRKKNVLATVMQSFAITALITVLWTVVGYSLAFTPGNGFIGGFSRVFLSGMNYIHGDKATTLTVSHLAPTIPETVYFVYQMTFAIITPALICGAFADRMKFSAMLVFMTLWSLIVYVPIAHMVWEPTGWLSSDGVLDFAGGTVVHINAGIAGLVSCLVLGKRVGYGREAMAPHNLVLTLIGGSMLWVGWFGFNAGSAVAADGRAGFAMLTTQVATACAALGWMFAEWIAKGRPSVLGIVSGAVAGLVAITPAAGFVGVAGALVIGIAAGVVCFWSATWLKTKLGYDDSLDAFGVHGVGGILGALLTGVFAVKDIGGADGSLLLQAKGVAITLVYSGVVSFVLLKGIDLVMGLRVSEEEEREGLDVILHGEHVE; via the coding sequence ATGCGCAACTTCCTGATGTCCCTGCTGATGGCCGGCTCGCTGATTGCGGGCGGCGTGGGCACGGCACTGGCCGACGACGCCGCGTCGGCGGCCGCGGCTTCCGCCGCGACGGCCTCCGACACCGCGGCTTCCGCGCCCGACGCCAGCGCGGCCGCCGCGCCGGCCGCGAGCGCGCCCGCGGCGGCGCCGGCCGAGGCCAGCGCCGCGGCCGCGGCCGCCGCGCCGGCTTCGGCGGCGGCGCCCGCCGCGCCGACCGCGCCGTTCTCGGTCGATTCGTCGAAGATCAATTCCGGCGACACCGCGTGGATGCTGACCTCGACGGCCCTCGTGCTGTTCATGACGATCCCGGGCCTCGCGCTGTTCTACGGCGGCATGGTCCGCAAGAAGAACGTGCTCGCGACCGTGATGCAGAGCTTCGCGATCACGGCGCTGATCACGGTGCTGTGGACGGTGGTCGGCTACAGCCTCGCGTTCACGCCGGGCAACGGCTTCATCGGCGGCTTCTCGCGGGTGTTCCTGTCGGGCATGAACTACATCCACGGCGACAAGGCCACCACGCTGACCGTCAGCCACCTCGCGCCGACGATCCCCGAGACGGTTTATTTCGTCTACCAGATGACCTTCGCGATCATCACGCCGGCGTTGATCTGCGGCGCGTTCGCGGACCGCATGAAGTTCTCGGCGATGCTGGTGTTCATGACGCTCTGGTCGCTGATCGTCTATGTGCCGATCGCGCACATGGTGTGGGAGCCGACCGGCTGGCTGTCGTCGGACGGCGTGCTCGACTTCGCGGGCGGCACCGTCGTGCACATCAATGCCGGCATCGCGGGCCTCGTGTCCTGCCTCGTGCTCGGCAAGCGGGTCGGCTATGGCCGCGAGGCGATGGCGCCGCACAATCTGGTGCTGACGCTGATCGGCGGCTCGATGCTGTGGGTCGGCTGGTTCGGCTTCAACGCGGGTTCGGCGGTCGCGGCCGACGGCCGCGCCGGGTTCGCGATGCTGACGACCCAGGTGGCCACCGCCTGCGCGGCGCTCGGCTGGATGTTCGCCGAATGGATCGCGAAGGGCCGGCCCTCGGTGCTCGGCATCGTGTCGGGCGCGGTCGCCGGGCTGGTCGCGATCACGCCGGCCGCCGGCTTCGTCGGCGTCGCCGGTGCGCTCGTGATCGGCATCGCGGCGGGCGTCGTGTGCTTCTGGTCGGCGACCTGGCTCAAGACCAAGCTCGGCTACGACGATTCGCTCGACGCCTTCGGCGTGCACGGCGTGGGCGGGATCCTCGGCGCGCTGCTGACGGGCGTGTTCGCGGTCAAGGACATCGGCGGCGCCGACGGCAGCCTGCTGCTGCAGGCCAAGGGCGTGGCGATCACGCTGGTCTACAGCGGCGTGGTCAGTTTCGTGCTGTTGAAGGGGATCGATCTGGTGATGGGCCTGCGCGTGTCGGAAGAGGAAGAGCGCGAGGGCCTCGACGTGATCCTGCACGGCGAGCATGTCGAGTAA
- a CDS encoding peroxiredoxin family protein, translated as MSSAPSPAGRRAGPLRYVALAVVAVAIAVAGYFAFAGKSSAPDATFTLLSGQKVSTTSDLKGKVYLVNFWATSCATCMQEMPQMVETYNRFKGQGLEFVAVAMNYDPPMYVANYAQTRQLPFKVALDDGSVAKQYGNVQLTPTTFVIDKNGKILKRYVGTPQFAELDQLLQKALNTAA; from the coding sequence ATGAGTTCCGCTCCCTCCCCCGCCGGCCGCCGCGCCGGCCCGCTGCGCTACGTCGCGCTCGCCGTCGTCGCGGTCGCGATCGCCGTCGCCGGCTATTTCGCGTTCGCGGGCAAGTCGAGCGCGCCCGACGCCACCTTCACGCTGCTGTCCGGCCAGAAGGTCTCCACCACGTCCGATCTGAAGGGCAAGGTCTATCTGGTCAATTTCTGGGCGACGAGCTGCGCGACCTGCATGCAGGAAATGCCGCAAATGGTCGAGACCTATAACCGCTTCAAGGGCCAGGGGCTCGAATTCGTCGCGGTCGCGATGAACTACGATCCGCCGATGTACGTCGCGAACTACGCGCAGACGCGCCAGTTGCCGTTCAAGGTCGCGCTCGACGACGGCAGCGTCGCGAAGCAGTATGGCAACGTCCAGCTCACGCCGACCACGTTCGTGATCGACAAGAACGGCAAGATCCTCAAGCGCTATGTCGGCACGCCGCAATTCGCGGAACTCGACCAGCTGCTGCAAAAGGCGCTGAACACCGCCGCCTGA
- a CDS encoding sigma-54-dependent transcriptional regulator → MTISLQVIYIEDDELVRRASVQSLQLAGFEVVGFGSAEAAEKALAGDAAGVVVSDIRLPGASGLDLLAQCHERIPDVPVILVTGHGDISMAVQAMRDGAYDFIEKPFASERLVETVRRALERRTLVLENHALRRELAGQGVVAPRIIGRSPAIEQVRRLIANIAPTDASVLINGDTGAGKELIARSLHELSPRRDKPFIAVNCGALPEPMFESEMFGYEPGAFTGAAKRRVGKLEYASGGTLFLDEIESMPLALQVKLLRVLQDGVLERLGSNQPIRVNCRVVAAAKGDMREHVAAGTFRRDLLYRLNVVTVALPPLAERREDIVPLFEHFMLDAAVRYGRPAPLLSDRQRAALLQREWPGNVRELRNAADRFVLGVTEGLDAAADEAAPDDAGGPALKARVEQFERAVIAQALGEAGGAVADAADRLQVGKATLYEKMKRYGLSARGETER, encoded by the coding sequence ATGACGATTTCCCTGCAAGTGATCTATATCGAGGACGACGAGCTGGTGCGGCGCGCGAGCGTGCAGAGCCTGCAGCTCGCGGGCTTCGAGGTCGTGGGCTTCGGTTCGGCCGAGGCGGCCGAGAAAGCGCTCGCGGGCGACGCGGCGGGCGTGGTCGTGTCCGATATCCGGCTGCCCGGCGCGAGCGGGCTCGACCTGCTCGCGCAATGCCACGAACGCATACCCGACGTGCCGGTGATCCTCGTCACCGGGCACGGCGACATCTCGATGGCGGTGCAGGCGATGCGCGACGGCGCCTACGACTTCATCGAAAAGCCGTTCGCCTCGGAACGGCTCGTCGAGACGGTGCGGCGCGCGCTCGAACGCCGCACGCTGGTGCTCGAGAATCATGCGCTGCGGCGCGAACTGGCCGGGCAGGGCGTGGTCGCGCCGCGCATCATCGGCCGCAGCCCGGCGATCGAGCAGGTGCGGCGGCTGATCGCCAATATCGCGCCGACCGATGCGTCGGTGCTGATCAACGGCGACACCGGCGCGGGCAAGGAACTGATCGCGCGCAGCCTGCACGAGCTGTCGCCGCGCCGCGACAAGCCGTTCATCGCGGTGAACTGCGGCGCGCTGCCGGAGCCGATGTTCGAGTCGGAGATGTTCGGCTACGAGCCGGGCGCGTTCACCGGGGCGGCCAAGCGCCGCGTGGGCAAGCTCGAATACGCGTCGGGCGGCACGCTGTTCCTCGACGAGATCGAGAGCATGCCGCTCGCGCTGCAGGTGAAGCTGCTGCGGGTGCTGCAGGACGGCGTGCTGGAGCGGCTCGGCTCGAACCAGCCGATCCGCGTGAACTGCCGGGTGGTCGCGGCCGCGAAGGGCGACATGCGCGAGCATGTCGCGGCGGGCACGTTCCGGCGCGATCTGCTGTACCGGCTCAACGTCGTGACGGTCGCGCTGCCGCCGCTTGCCGAGCGTCGCGAGGACATCGTGCCGCTGTTCGAGCACTTCATGCTCGACGCGGCGGTGCGCTACGGCCGGCCCGCGCCGCTGCTCAGCGACCGGCAGCGCGCGGCGCTGCTGCAGCGCGAATGGCCCGGCAACGTGCGCGAGCTGCGCAACGCGGCGGACCGCTTCGTGCTCGGCGTGACCGAGGGGCTGGATGCGGCGGCGGACGAGGCGGCGCCGGACGACGCGGGCGGCCCGGCGCTGAAGGCGCGCGTGGAGCAGTTCGAGCGCGCGGTGATCGCGCAGGCCTTGGGCGAGGCGGGCGGGGCGGTCGCTGATGCGGCCGACCGGCTGCAGGTCGGCAAGGCGACGCTGTACGAGAAGATGAAGCGCTACGGCCTGTCGGCCAGGGGCGAGACGGAGCGCTGA
- a CDS encoding dicarboxylate/amino acid:cation symporter — protein MNKKPFYKVLYVQVIFAIIVGVLLGHYYPSLAIDMKPLGDGFIKLIKMVIGPIIFCTVVTGIAGMQDMKKVGRVGGKALLYFEIVSTFALVLGLAATHLLRPGVGFNIDPATLNGKEVASYAAKAHGQSTVDFLMHIIPNTMVDAFAQGEILQILLIALLFGSVLAHLGERGKVVTDFIDGVTRVLFGIVHIVTRLAPIGAFGAMAFTIGKYGVGSLVPLLKLIGTFYLTSVVFVLVVLGSIARFTGFSIIRFVGYIKEELLIVLGTSSSEAALPQLMEKLEKAGCSRSVVGLVVPTGYSFNLDGTNIYMTMAVLFIAQATNIELTWMQQLTLLAVAMLTSKGASGVTGAGFITLAATLAVVPTIPLSGMVLILGIDRFMSECRALTNIVGNGVATVVVSAWEKELDRAKLRAALRGEAVDAGEAARV, from the coding sequence GTGAACAAGAAACCGTTCTACAAAGTCCTCTACGTCCAGGTGATCTTCGCGATCATCGTCGGCGTGCTCCTCGGCCATTACTATCCGTCACTCGCGATCGACATGAAGCCGCTCGGCGACGGCTTCATCAAGCTGATCAAGATGGTGATCGGCCCGATCATCTTCTGCACGGTGGTGACCGGCATCGCCGGCATGCAGGACATGAAGAAGGTCGGGCGCGTCGGCGGCAAGGCGCTGCTGTACTTCGAGATCGTCTCGACCTTCGCGCTCGTGCTCGGCCTCGCGGCCACCCACCTGCTGCGCCCGGGCGTCGGCTTCAACATCGATCCGGCGACGCTGAACGGCAAGGAAGTCGCGTCGTACGCGGCCAAGGCGCACGGCCAGTCGACCGTCGATTTCCTGATGCACATCATCCCGAACACGATGGTCGATGCGTTCGCGCAGGGCGAGATCCTGCAGATCCTGCTGATCGCGCTGCTGTTCGGCAGCGTGCTCGCGCATCTCGGCGAGCGCGGCAAGGTGGTCACGGACTTCATCGACGGCGTCACGCGCGTGCTGTTCGGGATCGTGCACATCGTCACCAGGCTCGCGCCGATCGGCGCGTTCGGCGCGATGGCGTTCACCATCGGCAAGTACGGCGTCGGCTCGCTGGTGCCGCTCCTCAAGCTGATCGGCACCTTCTACCTGACCTCGGTGGTGTTCGTGCTGGTCGTGCTCGGTTCGATCGCGCGCTTCACCGGCTTCTCGATCATCCGCTTCGTCGGCTACATCAAGGAAGAACTGTTGATCGTGCTCGGCACCAGCTCGTCCGAGGCCGCGCTGCCGCAGCTGATGGAGAAGCTCGAGAAAGCCGGCTGCTCGCGCTCGGTGGTCGGGCTCGTGGTGCCGACCGGGTATTCGTTCAACCTCGACGGCACCAACATCTACATGACGATGGCCGTGCTGTTCATCGCGCAGGCGACCAACATCGAACTGACCTGGATGCAGCAGCTCACGCTGCTCGCGGTCGCGATGCTGACCTCGAAGGGCGCGAGCGGCGTGACGGGCGCGGGCTTCATCACGCTCGCCGCGACCCTCGCCGTGGTGCCGACCATCCCGCTGTCGGGCATGGTGCTGATCCTCGGCATCGACCGCTTCATGAGCGAGTGCCGCGCGCTGACCAACATCGTCGGCAACGGCGTCGCGACCGTGGTCGTGTCGGCGTGGGAAAAGGAACTCGATCGCGCGAAGCTGCGCGCCGCGCTGCGCGGCGAGGCGGTGGACGCGGGCGAGGCCGCCCGGGTCTGA
- a CDS encoding accessory factor UbiK family protein yields MKQPSDVFNDLQARVGDLLKNSPARDVERNVKAMLTQGFSKLDLVTREEFDTQTQVLARTRVRLEELEKRVAELEQKLADAQS; encoded by the coding sequence ATGAAGCAACCCAGCGACGTTTTCAACGACCTGCAGGCGCGGGTCGGCGATCTGCTGAAAAACTCGCCGGCCAGGGATGTCGAGCGCAACGTGAAGGCCATGCTCACGCAAGGCTTCTCGAAGCTCGATCTCGTCACCCGCGAGGAGTTCGACACGCAGACGCAGGTGCTCGCACGCACCCGCGTCCGGCTCGAGGAGCTGGAAAAACGCGTCGCGGAACTCGAGCAGAAGCTGGCCGACGCCCAATCCTGA
- a CDS encoding YifB family Mg chelatase-like AAA ATPase encodes MSLAVVRSRAPAAGRAPDVTVEIHLANGLPAFSIVGLPDLEVRESRERVRAALQNCGFDFPVRRITVNLAPADLPKESGRFDLPIALGILAASGQLPPGVLDGREFAGELSLTGALRPMRGAFAMACGTARGAAEPDARAAAGPPELYLPLASAAEAALAPGVTVYGAPDLPALCAHLAGAPDGRLTPATAPCLDARPGSPVPDLADVIGQREARRALEVAAAGGHHLLMVGPPGAGKSMLAARLPGLLPPMSDDEALASAALLSSSRLGFSPAQWRRRPFRAPHHSSSAAALVGGRNPPQPGEITLAHLGVLFLDELPEFDRHVLETLREPLEAGHITISRAALQAEFPAACQLVAAMNPCPCGWRGDPAGRCRCTPDLAARYLRKLSGPLLDRIDIQIELPALTPAELSERSGAPGETSAVVAERVAGARARQLARQGKTNHALSGREADELCRPDHAGDLLLREAGERFGWSARAHYRVLKVARTIADLAGGAAPDAAQIAEAIRYRRVVAGG; translated from the coding sequence ATGTCGCTCGCCGTCGTGCGCAGTCGCGCCCCGGCCGCCGGCCGCGCGCCGGACGTCACCGTCGAAATCCATCTGGCCAACGGCCTGCCGGCGTTCTCGATCGTCGGCCTGCCCGACCTCGAAGTCCGCGAAAGCCGCGAGCGCGTACGCGCCGCGCTGCAGAACTGCGGCTTCGACTTCCCGGTGCGCCGCATCACCGTCAATCTCGCGCCCGCCGACCTGCCCAAGGAATCGGGCCGCTTCGACCTGCCCATCGCGCTCGGCATCCTCGCCGCGAGCGGGCAACTGCCGCCCGGCGTGCTCGACGGGCGCGAGTTCGCGGGCGAGCTGTCGCTCACGGGCGCGCTGCGGCCGATGCGCGGCGCATTCGCGATGGCCTGCGGCACCGCGCGCGGCGCGGCGGAGCCCGATGCGCGGGCCGCCGCCGGCCCGCCCGAACTGTATCTGCCGCTCGCGAGCGCGGCCGAGGCGGCGCTCGCGCCCGGCGTGACGGTTTACGGCGCGCCCGACCTGCCGGCGCTGTGCGCCCATCTGGCCGGCGCGCCGGACGGCCGCCTCACGCCCGCGACCGCGCCCTGTCTCGACGCGCGGCCGGGCTCGCCGGTCCCGGACCTCGCCGACGTGATCGGTCAGCGCGAGGCGCGCCGCGCGCTGGAGGTCGCGGCAGCGGGCGGGCACCACCTGCTGATGGTCGGGCCGCCCGGCGCGGGCAAATCGATGCTCGCCGCGCGGCTGCCGGGCCTCCTGCCGCCGATGAGCGACGACGAGGCGCTCGCGTCGGCGGCGCTGCTGTCGTCGAGCCGGCTCGGCTTCTCGCCCGCGCAGTGGCGGCGGCGGCCGTTTCGCGCGCCCCATCATTCATCGAGCGCGGCGGCGCTCGTCGGCGGCCGCAACCCGCCGCAGCCCGGCGAGATCACGCTCGCGCACCTCGGCGTGCTGTTCCTCGACGAATTGCCCGAATTCGACCGGCACGTGCTCGAAACGCTGCGCGAGCCGCTGGAGGCCGGCCACATCACGATCTCGCGCGCCGCGCTGCAGGCCGAGTTCCCGGCCGCGTGCCAGCTCGTCGCCGCGATGAATCCGTGCCCCTGCGGCTGGCGCGGCGATCCCGCCGGGCGCTGCCGCTGCACGCCGGACCTCGCCGCGCGCTACCTGCGCAAGCTGTCCGGTCCGCTGCTCGATCGCATCGACATCCAGATCGAGCTGCCCGCGCTCACGCCGGCCGAGCTGTCGGAACGGTCGGGCGCACCGGGCGAGACGAGCGCGGTGGTGGCGGAGCGGGTGGCCGGGGCGCGGGCGCGGCAGCTCGCGCGACAGGGCAAGACCAACCATGCGTTGAGCGGGCGCGAAGCCGACGAACTGTGCCGGCCCGATCATGCGGGCGACCTGCTGCTGCGCGAGGCGGGCGAGCGGTTCGGGTGGTCGGCGCGCGCGCATTACCGGGTGTTGAAGGTCGCGCGCACGATCGCGGATCTGGCCGGCGGCGCGGCGCCCGATGCCGCGCAGATCGCGGAGGCGATCCGGTATCGGCGGGTGGTGGCGGGCGGGTGA
- a CDS encoding P-II family nitrogen regulator, which produces MKLITAIIKPFKLDETREALSALGVSGITVTEVKGFGRQKGHTELYRGAEYVVDFLPKMKIEAAVSDDLVEQAVEAIERAARTGKIGDGKIFVTPIEQVVRIRTGETGADAL; this is translated from the coding sequence ATGAAACTGATTACCGCCATCATCAAGCCGTTCAAGCTCGATGAGACGCGCGAGGCCCTGTCGGCCCTCGGCGTCTCGGGCATCACGGTCACCGAGGTCAAGGGCTTCGGCCGCCAGAAGGGGCACACCGAGCTGTATCGGGGGGCGGAATACGTGGTCGATTTCCTGCCCAAGATGAAGATCGAGGCCGCGGTGTCGGACGATCTCGTCGAACAGGCGGTGGAAGCGATCGAGCGGGCCGCGCGCACCGGCAAGATCGGCGACGGCAAGATCTTCGTCACGCCGATCGAGCAGGTGGTCCGGATCCGCACCGGGGAGACGGGCGCGGACGCCCTGTAA
- a CDS encoding CaiB/BaiF CoA transferase family protein, protein MGAEGAAALPLAGVRVLDFSRVLAGPWSAMVLADLGAEVIKVEHPGRGDDTRDWGLRIGETETAYFNSVNRSKRSVCLDLGGEAGRRLAHALVRQSDVVIHNFKAGGAEKLGLGYDTLNALNPRLIHCAISGYDRAGPEATRPGYDLVVQGEAGLMALNGEAEQPPLKFGVAAVDLFTGMYAAQAILAALYERHASGRGRRIEMALFDCGLMITSYYGLEALLLERDPPRYGNAHPSIVPYGVFDAADGPLVITVGNNAQFARFCAAIERADLAADPRFGTNLGRSEHRAALLPEIRAALARRRRADLLAALAEGGIPCGEVLGLHEALTSPRARAAGLVTRQPHPVAGEVDVFAPPYRFDGERLPVRGAPPVLGEATDEVLRTLLGLPEVEIAALHAVGAIGRGPPAR, encoded by the coding sequence ATGGGCGCTGAGGGCGCGGCCGCGCTGCCGCTCGCGGGCGTGCGCGTGCTCGATTTCTCGCGGGTGCTCGCGGGGCCGTGGAGCGCGATGGTGCTCGCGGATCTCGGCGCGGAAGTGATCAAGGTCGAGCATCCCGGGCGCGGCGACGATACGCGCGACTGGGGCCTGCGCATCGGCGAGACCGAGACCGCGTACTTCAACAGCGTGAACCGCAGCAAGCGCTCGGTCTGTCTCGACCTCGGTGGCGAGGCGGGCCGGCGGCTCGCGCACGCGCTCGTGCGGCAGAGCGACGTGGTGATCCATAACTTCAAGGCGGGCGGCGCGGAAAAGCTCGGGCTCGGCTACGACACGCTCAACGCGTTGAACCCGCGCCTGATCCATTGCGCGATTTCGGGCTATGACCGCGCGGGGCCGGAGGCGACGCGCCCGGGCTACGACCTGGTCGTGCAAGGCGAGGCGGGGCTGATGGCGCTCAATGGCGAGGCGGAGCAGCCGCCGCTCAAGTTCGGCGTCGCGGCGGTCGACCTGTTCACCGGCATGTACGCGGCGCAGGCGATCCTCGCCGCGCTGTACGAGCGCCATGCGAGCGGGCGCGGGCGCCGCATCGAGATGGCGCTGTTCGATTGCGGGCTGATGATCACGTCGTACTACGGGCTCGAGGCGCTGCTGCTCGAACGCGATCCGCCGCGCTACGGCAACGCGCATCCGTCGATCGTGCCGTATGGCGTGTTCGACGCCGCTGATGGGCCACTCGTGATCACGGTCGGCAACAACGCGCAGTTCGCGCGCTTTTGCGCGGCGATCGAGCGCGCGGATCTCGCCGCGGACCCGCGCTTCGGCACCAACCTCGGCCGCTCCGAGCATCGCGCCGCGCTGCTGCCGGAGATTCGCGCGGCGCTCGCGCGGCGTCGTCGCGCGGATTTGCTGGCCGCGCTGGCCGAGGGCGGTATTCCCTGCGGCGAAGTGCTCGGCCTGCACGAGGCGCTGACCTCGCCGCGCGCGCGGGCGGCGGGGCTCGTGACCCGGCAGCCGCATCCGGTCGCGGGGGAGGTCGACGTGTTCGCGCCGCCGTACCGCTTCGACGGCGAGCGGCTGCCGGTGCGCGGCGCGCCGCCGGTACTGGGCGAGGCGACCGACGAGGTGTTGCGTACGCTGCTCGGGCTGCCGGAGGTGGAGATCGCGGCGCTGCACGCGGTGGGCGCGATCGGGCGGGGGCCGCCCGCGCGATGA